The genomic DNA CATAGGCTGTTTGCGTTTCTCCAATTCTGTAGAAAAATCTGCTATACCTTCTGTCTTCCAAAGCTACTTTCTTTTCCTCACACCTCTGAGATCAAAAGTGTTAATTGTTATGGTCATAACTATGAAAGAAAAATCCTCAACAGCAACACAAGGTGGGATGTGATATGATACTGATTATTCTTTCCTCTACCCCAGCAAAATAATAAGGTGTCACTGCGAAATCTGTCCATGGTCCTCCGTCAGCTGGGATCGGATCCAACGGAGAAGGCAAAGTTTCTGCAGGAGAGTGTCGACTATGCCAAGAAAGCGGTGTCTCTGGATATGAGTGATGGCACATCTTGGTGTAAGTATATTGTTTTAAGATAAAATACTCAGGACTATTAGACAGacctgaaagtttgttaacTCTCTTTGTGTCCAAAGACATGTTTCTATCCCGAGTACGTGTAAAGCATAGCGTCTTAATGTATGTATCTAATTCAAAGCTATGTCTCCATTTGGAATACCTATGAAAACTTTGCTGCAAAATACTTTGGTGTGAATACCTAAGTTATTGGTACATTCCCATTCAAAGGCCTCCAAACATCTTGGAGTGAGTGTGTATATATGAATTAAGAGATGTCTCTTTCTAGATCCAACAACTACAATGTCTCTTGTGATTATCACATGTAACTGTGATTTTGACTTTATCAATTCAGTCATTGCAGGCAATGCCTACCTATCGATGTTCTTCATGACTGGCCAGAAGGCAGGGATGCTGAAACAATGCCTTGGAGCTTATGCACAAGCAGTAAGTCTTTGTAAAGATTCCCTCCCCTCTATTAACCctctattttctttattttctttttttttttaagtcaatgTCATGCCCATTCCATCCAATGTCATGTCCAAATGATATGTCAAAGGAGTTTCAAGCTTTCATGTTACCTGTGCATTTATGTAGAAAGATTCAACCTAAAATCAGATGTATGCTGCGTTGATGCCTGAACCTCCCTTCGTATACAGTTTTAGGATTTTTTAAGGATAAACAGgactacttttttttcaaaggcaTTCAGTGTGCTATGTTGAAGTCCATGTAGGACCATCTGTGCTAATTTGTATAACAAACACAAGGGCcatagaacattttttttttttttttggggggggggggggaggctgtaGGCCAATGGGGGTTAAAGGGTCAATGTACAATGTTCATAAAGAGTATGTCTCCAGAATGATTGCATGTTAACCACTGGTATGACAGAAGAGACACTTGATATTCTTCCTTCATGAGGATAaaaagtttgttcatttgtttctttgtttgtctgttttcaatTATCAGGAGCGAGACTCGATAGCCAAGTGCAATCCAGACCTGCACTTCAATAAAGCAACAGTGAGTATTTGGCAGTGTCTTTTAGAACAAGGAAACAACAAGTGTGCTGTGCCATAGCAGTAACTGTCAACACAGAAACTTTGATCTTAACACAATACTTGTAAGTCATTTATCATTAAGGACACATGCCTCTTGAAGCAGAACTGCATGATgctattgtattaaaaaaaaatgttgattttttggATATGTAGCTGAACTATTCATGTGTGTAGTGTATATGTTAGATCAGATCTACATTACTAGTAGGTTTCACATGTATTTCGTCAAAATGACCCTGTTCACAGTGGCAAAATTTAGAGAATCTCCCTTACAAGAGTTCTGTAAATTGATGTAGAAAGCATGTCTGAAGCAGTTTCCTTGGACTACTTTTAAGTAATGTCTTGAAACATGCATTGGAtcttatgtgtgtttgtttgcttttatcaGATCTTCAAATTCCAGGAGGAATATGAACTCTCTCTGGATGGCTTTGCCCAGGCCAAGGCCCTTGACCCGGTGTGGGACGAACCTGCCCAGAAGAGAGCCGATCTGGTCAGCTACCTCTCCAGGGTCACAGAACTCACAAAAGCTAAGGTATCAAGGGTCAAGAACAATTTCATGTATTTgcagaaaagtgaaatgtaaacAATGTCTGTTTACTGATGAGGGTCATTCAGGTTGTCCAAGCGGAACAACCACCCTAAAACACAGTATTGATGGATATTTGCAGTTCTTATCATGTGACTTTTGATGAATCAATGTAATGATGTCAATTAATTTCTCACAAGGATGATTCTAGTTTATCATTAGGATTTTGAAAGTGAGACACAATAATGCCAATGGGATGCGAAAGAATTGTCTATATACACTTTTCATTCTGAACTGAAGCAACTGATTAAGTATGTGGTCCATGGCACACCAAGTCCCTTATGTGATCAATAGTCTTGTAATCACCATTAAGAAGATGTAATAATTAATTGCAGCTACAGCTGGCTAACAAAGGGGAATGGACCCAAATATCAAGGGAAAGGAAATCCTGTAGATTCATTTATATCGGGTGTTTTGCAAAGTCCTCTTTCAAAGCTTATTTGTTATAGTGAACTTAGTATGCACTCAAATTGCTAACTTCTTTTTTCATCCATACTGCCCCTTCCCATCAAGTGTACTTGCCAGTTTCCAACAATTTGCACTCTTGTTTTCTCATCGTAAACAAGTTGACTTGATGAGTTCAGGGAACTTAACATTTCATCTAAACTTTTAAGCTTTCCATAGCCATAGGACTCAAGATGACATGTTAGTAGAAGgagatatgaaatatttatatgCTTCCTCACAAAAGTAGAACAAATATGCAATAATCCTTTCCTTTTACCTTGCCGTCTCACCAGGGCAAGATGAAAGCCAAACGTCTGCAGCAGCTGATGTCTTCGTTCAAGGACAGCGACCTCGGGCCGTACGGGGGTGGGTCGTACACATCGCCTACTGGTCAGACGGTCAAGCTGGAAGCCGTTGTGCTGTCTAGGCTTACAGAGGGGGCAAACCAGGAGAAGGTTGTGGTGGGAAAGGTGGTCTGCAGCGTGGGCACAGACGAGCCTATCCCCTTGTGAGTCATATGATTTTGtcacagaggtcaaaggttgaTTTGTCATTGACACATGCCAGCTTTGCAGGTTCAAATAACAGCGCAAGGATAgtaatgcagctgtcatttgtatgacgcacctcttgacccccgggataggtgcgtcaaagtaccaatgtgcgtcataccttttGGGTACCATAacgtaccctccgtcacaaaaagtgacccacctctatgagacattgacgcattaaccagtcaaaatggtgacgcacctcttcgtgaaaatgactgacccttgacgcacatgttattcgcagtacgtgccagactggcaggaatgctgcagagctctgtgtgcgctcacgcaattcgctgcctgcgaactgtgtacaccgaacggaacttcgcccgcgtgaatccctgtcgcctacggaccctggatgtttacttcgatcgccgtggtactgtatccccatgttgtgggcggctggggagcgttagtatagtagcttagctgcacactgtagccagctgccactacactccagtaccctgtttcgattcgaatcggggtagaagcgttccgttgtgcaatgtctgcttctttttctcttcttcttcatccgcttgtcccttgcctcccaagtatgaaatgatttttagagtgttgtgtgtgttttttgtaacgttattgcatcatttttctgcaaggaagaggtgagtttctgttcgtgtattgatgtgcactgcagtatgtgcaggtgaaaagcgttcgaactgtctttcccgagtatcgtggaagctcgatgtatttctcggcctatcaaaggagatctcatacaacagaatacttataacaaactattttccggtcaaaatgaattgatttcctttgttttgtatcgtttattgacttgatcctaaggatcttgtcgcaataccgagtttccaattttcaccttattttcgcgtagctttcggtgctgtaaactgttgctagggcctaagcctactactaaacttaccgttctccactgtcgtttctcacacatcgtttggtacgatttcttccattttatatcactttatccgttccctttatactttgaagtatttgacgtaattctttcaagtgtctcgcactgctattttcgtaacggcgatttctccgctttgctgcaatactttttcgaatcgaagcgacgaagtttgataccagccgctgtagtgtgccgtgtgttgtcttttctaaatatttgtgttgttgggaggtgttgatactttgtatttgttatttatttttcttaatgttgataggaaaaggctaaaatggtctgagtgatgtctgatggtgatgatgataactgctggtgtaaaaagacggcttactgtgaatgctgagcgtacgtgccgttcgttccattttactttccctcttattcttctttcccccttactcttcttttcctttccaagaatgataaaaaaaaaagaaattacatacacctcacaacaaaatagaaccacgtgctaccaaccttcgtaaagttaaatctaaatgttcaatatcagcaaaaaataaggggaaagcacgaatgacaaattagagcgaagagattgttttacatgcagtctcttcggctcgaagaaacttgacaccccacccctctccccttgtggaaatttccacaaaagcatgtgccacacccaggtgcgtgccagacggaagaatgcgcgcactggaataaacagcgtgtaaatatcatggaaatatcgatcgaagaaccagctcattagttgaattaaaggaatcattgcaaagatatcgtgattctatagcctttcttttggctcatagtaggaaacatcaaacagtcgaatataatgtacttgatcgaatatcttatgttccctgaacaataaaaaaaagatcgattaatcagtcaattaaaaatgcaactgagccagaaatacttaaaaggtctcgtatgcccagagaaattcactacgagtaggttcaatgagatgcagtcatcacctggttagacaacaaaatcatgacaattaatttcagttcacgctcatgataactgcttattacttatcaaagttttggctatcaacattcgttcgtaggtgttttttgtttgttttgtatgtttttcctcgtgaaagacgtaatgatttcttcgtatcgaacgcagactgcatgtttaccgtttatccaaacagtaggcgcctaggcgtactttctgaatatattcagaaatttctatcaacattttaaatatattacaagactcccaaataccagttgaaaaaaaattaagaaatcgaattttttagatatgaacaacaacaacaacaacaacaaaaatgcgtaggaaaaaaccacttcaacctcgaatgactttgaatttctctaaaccgttccctagttcatggacatcccatagaaacgcgtgttctgatatacacgttgctatggcaaactatctagtttcgcgaaactacggcctggccacagtaattttttccgtaacctcccgcctccccttccccgattcgaaaacagcttgattgaagcccctgcctatttaaacacgaaccttattaaacccaagttaggtacatggtttatatggctagtgtttaaatagaatttactattttaagttaatgcaggttttaatagactctcagtaatgttagttccataatcgtttgtatgtgttttggggcctggcctctgccatgcctcgccttctgtatacgtatgtacgcgtgtactgtatgtatacatgtaccacatggtcgacatcacgcacgtggttttgctgcaggttccacggtcgacggtcgatgctacactacagtgaatgcgattgaaggatagcgagcttcgcgatgccgcgggctgtatgtgatgattttaatcacaaatcgtgtttggtagtgtagttttggagcaaatttgtactcaaactttctgaaaagacctttagtctgacatcagatagaaaaagaagacatacgagaatgaagtgagtatcagtatgttataataaaactgattgaaaattgtgtcattttcgcgtttccaggagccggtgaattcggccgactcgcgatcgcgagtttgttttattctctaaacggagggataccatgccccatgcaagaagcctcgcaaaattacatgacggtcccattaacgaaccttttgacacactctggttaaatgaccgactatgacgcacataatgggtcagtattgtgacagacattttgctcccgtgacggcaccacccgtcatcaaattggtggtacttgacgcgaccatgacgcacatttcccgggggtcaagaggtgcgtcatacaaatgacagctgcataagTGATAAGCCTTGCTGCCTTCCTTTTATTCTTGTCAAGTTGGCCGTGACGTATTATGATTTGCATCAGACTTCCCACAATATTTTGTGTGGAGATGCACTGACAAGATATGAActtttatcttttagtgatcgtgaattctgtaatctcattggtcaatcaaccaCTTGATATATCCCGTATTCcgtgatatgacgtcatgatattCCAGGTTACACAGCAAAGACGCTTAAAtgaaaagacaggaaagtgcgcacaaatcctgtacaaaacaaatgaacagcgcgcggtcctgaagcgtattacgcacatcacctgagaccacgcaaagacgcttgataaacaacttCAGGTGATGTGCGACTTTGCATAGCTGCGCGTGTACGTATGCGCGCATACAGTAATCAGCTCGCGAGACGTAAGTCAACAATGGGGATGACATGGCCGACAGCCGGCTTAGCAATTAcacttaaaaagataaaatcgttaccccctgcttgttcttacgaaatacaggaaatatctacggtctggtgccatattccattcgACCTTcggcctcatggaatatggcaccagaccgtagatattttcccgtatttcgtgaacaagcagggggtaactagagagagagagagagatgtgttGGTGTGAAAGAACTTTTAATGTAAACATTTAGGAAATCTGATGTATTTTTGAATGATTTAATGGTTGTGCAATCCTAGTATAAGAAAGCTATCATGGTTGTCGAGAATTTTTAACTGTCAGGTGCTTTTGATATATTGTTTGTATATTACTCATTGGAAGATCATAGCATATATTGCAAATAGTACATAACAGAGTTTGTGATTTTATTACTCTATGTTTTTAAGTACCAgctttcaatttgatttttagaCTGCAGGCCATGTATCATTCTCCATCCTATGATTGTCTGGTCAGattttaaaataaaatgatgagaAAATCATGATACGATGCAAAATTCTGATAATCCTGTATAATGTATTTTTCAAGTCAATGAAGTCAAAGCTTTTTTTCTCAGAGATTGGTTTATACATGAGACCTGAGTGCTTTATATCTGttcaccttcttttttctttcttttttttctgcagcaCATTTGCCATTGTAGATTCAGAGGGGTCATGCTATGCCGTCAATGTCTTCAACATAGCCCAAGGTCAAGGGGTCATCATTGGCGATACTGTGGCCATCCCAGAGCCGTACCTTCGTAGAGTAGATTTCACCGTCGATGACAAGGTATGTGTACCTATGAACTATGCTTGCCTGACATTCAGAGAGGCAGTTCTACTCATGATGTACTTCACATACGCAGGATCAACTACCATGTACAAATTGACCTAGTCACATTTAGTGAAGCATCTTAAAAAATAGagctctcatttttttttttctgcagaacTCCCTTTTGTCTTTTCACAAGAGCAGCACATCAGTTTTATGTTATTCTTTCCTTTAGAACCACTGATGCACGTAGAGGTATATGAATGACAGGTGATGCCCATAGGTATGATTATTCTTGCTTGTTAAAGAGAACACCGCCATGTGGATAGAAGAAAATGTACTCCGAGTATAGAAGATGTGACATATAAAGTGTATTGTGTCTCTCATTTCATACCAGAACAAGAGAGTGACACAATCAAAATGTTGGTGCAATCTGTAATGAATCCAAAGGCTATATGTAGTTGAATTTTGTGAGGGAATAAAGAATGACTTGTAAAAAagacaagataaaaaaaaaaaaattgactgagATGAGGCTGTCTATCTTTCATCTTCTTAACCACATTCCCTACCCTGCAGCACATCCAGTACTCCTGCCTGAGGGTCAACACCCCAGTGGCCCTGGTGGTCAATGGC from Diadema setosum chromosome 9, eeDiaSeto1, whole genome shotgun sequence includes the following:
- the LOC140232826 gene encoding tetratricopeptide repeat protein 5-like — translated: MAENTTDDSKPNIVKLKEAVNALYDFRDHFFERNSIDRAVHKNEEVKQQLQKTHELFEELQDTVDSSCKAELLLLKGRAWNVLPDFSPEALECLSKAVKLDPKLVEAWNNLGETYWKKKDVKAAKNCFEGALNHQNNKVSLRNLSMVLRQLGSDPTEKAKFLQESVDYAKKAVSLDMSDGTSWFIAGNAYLSMFFMTGQKAGMLKQCLGAYAQAERDSIAKCNPDLHFNKATIFKFQEEYELSLDGFAQAKALDPVWDEPAQKRADLVSYLSRVTELTKAKGKMKAKRLQQLMSSFKDSDLGPYGGGSYTSPTGQTVKLEAVVLSRLTEGANQEKVVVGKVVCSVGTDEPIPFTFAIVDSEGSCYAVNVFNIAQGQGVIIGDTVAIPEPYLRRVDFTVDDKHIQYSCLRVNTPVALVVNGKKLGIEKQAPATLSVSAKSD